In Rhizobium gallicum bv. gallicum R602sp, the following proteins share a genomic window:
- a CDS encoding aldehyde dehydrogenase family protein: MPLDNIPSRKAFNWISGSQCQEGQLKQSIDPATYNVIGHYPDYGLEAAKFAVAAASKAFRETMWAHDHELRAGVLDQLACAFERNRDRLLEILSLENGKVKAEAAFELDMVASKLRYSAATALVEGGRALTPKPGSISVILRQPMGVAAVIAPWNSPVILTIRSLAPALAAGCTTVIKLPAQVAQTASVMAEIMAEAEDLPNGVINLFFESGPEGSAYLVDSPEVPVVSFTGSTRTGRAISSAGARYLKRFGMELGGKTPMIVFDDADLDAALPVLEKALTVFSGQFCMTGSRLLVQDGKYEAVRNGLAERLRNVKVGPAADPSSDMGPLIDRANVARVDGVVEAAIAAGAKVVERGGPINVGPLANGAFFRPALLEVSDNSLAIVQEETFGPVLTIQRFSDEAEAIRLANDNEYGLSASIWTRDVDRSLRVAQALEAGSVWINDWAKVYDGTEEGGFKQSGVGRLNGLAALDDFIEHKHIALKPGLAQR, translated from the coding sequence ATGCCCCTCGACAACATACCGAGCCGCAAAGCCTTCAATTGGATCAGCGGATCTCAATGCCAAGAAGGTCAGTTGAAACAGTCAATAGACCCAGCGACTTATAACGTAATCGGCCACTACCCCGACTACGGCCTTGAGGCAGCGAAATTTGCGGTGGCAGCAGCCTCTAAAGCCTTTCGCGAAACAATGTGGGCGCATGATCATGAATTACGGGCTGGTGTGCTCGACCAACTAGCGTGCGCCTTCGAACGCAATCGCGACAGACTACTCGAAATTCTGTCGTTGGAGAACGGCAAGGTAAAGGCTGAAGCTGCATTCGAGCTGGACATGGTTGCGAGCAAACTCCGCTACTCGGCAGCCACTGCCCTGGTCGAAGGTGGACGGGCATTGACACCAAAGCCCGGGAGCATCTCCGTGATCCTTCGGCAACCGATGGGAGTCGCGGCGGTCATTGCACCTTGGAACTCTCCGGTTATTCTGACGATCCGATCACTCGCCCCAGCGCTCGCTGCTGGTTGCACCACCGTCATCAAACTCCCGGCACAAGTCGCACAGACGGCAAGCGTCATGGCCGAGATTATGGCGGAAGCAGAGGATCTTCCGAACGGCGTGATCAATCTGTTTTTCGAAAGCGGTCCTGAGGGCTCCGCTTATCTCGTGGACTCGCCGGAGGTTCCAGTCGTCAGTTTCACCGGATCTACCCGTACCGGCCGAGCCATTAGCAGCGCCGGCGCGAGGTACCTCAAACGTTTCGGAATGGAGCTCGGCGGCAAGACGCCGATGATCGTCTTTGACGATGCAGACCTTGATGCCGCCTTGCCGGTACTGGAAAAGGCGCTGACTGTCTTCAGCGGTCAGTTCTGCATGACGGGGTCCCGCTTGCTCGTGCAGGATGGAAAATATGAGGCCGTGCGCAACGGCTTGGCGGAGAGATTGCGCAACGTCAAGGTTGGCCCCGCCGCCGACCCCTCCAGCGATATGGGCCCGCTGATCGACCGCGCTAACGTTGCGCGGGTCGATGGTGTGGTCGAGGCCGCTATCGCAGCCGGCGCGAAGGTCGTCGAGCGGGGCGGACCCATCAATGTGGGTCCCCTTGCAAACGGCGCTTTCTTCCGCCCGGCCCTTCTGGAAGTCTCCGACAACAGTCTTGCTATCGTACAGGAGGAGACTTTTGGTCCAGTGCTGACGATTCAGCGGTTCTCTGACGAGGCGGAAGCGATCCGTCTTGCCAACGACAATGAGTACGGACTGTCGGCCAGCATCTGGACACGCGATGTAGATCGATCCTTGCGCGTCGCGCAGGCGCTCGAAGCGGGCTCGGTGTGGATCAATGACTGGGCGAAGGTCTACGACGGTACCGAGGAGGGCGGATTCAAGCAGTCTGGCGTTGGCCGCTTGAACGGTCTGGCCGCGCTGGACGATTTCATCGAACACAAGCACATCGCGCTCAAGCCGGGCTTGGCGCAACGCTGA
- a CDS encoding nuclear transport factor 2 family protein codes for MSINAHAKKLSKAEPASPTSPLGVLQSILSNPTDLDFVKQFTTDDFIYVSLNYEHAELKRIMPWAGTNEGTEGLVQTFIDVGRYWTTDNFEIQDSFENKNGAAIFGTFTYTSNVLGKTVTSPFSVLARGENGKLSYVQFMEDTFATVRSFRNGGEYSIKANPDRSEITV; via the coding sequence ATGTCTATCAATGCGCACGCTAAGAAGTTGTCTAAAGCCGAGCCTGCATCCCCCACGTCACCGTTGGGGGTATTGCAGTCGATCCTGTCGAACCCGACTGACCTGGATTTCGTAAAACAATTCACGACGGACGATTTCATTTATGTTTCGCTGAACTATGAGCACGCGGAGCTGAAGCGGATCATGCCTTGGGCCGGTACCAACGAAGGTACCGAAGGGCTGGTTCAGACTTTTATCGATGTCGGCCGTTACTGGACGACAGACAACTTCGAAATTCAGGACAGCTTCGAAAATAAGAACGGAGCAGCGATCTTCGGCACGTTCACCTACACATCAAACGTTTTGGGCAAAACGGTGACGTCGCCCTTTTCGGTTCTGGCGCGCGGTGAGAACGGCAAGCTGTCTTATGTGCAGTTTATGGAAGATACTTTCGCAACGGTCCGCAGTTTCAGAAACGGTGGCGAGTATTCCATCAAAGCGAACCCAGACAGGTCCGAAATCACTGTCTGA
- a CDS encoding TetR/AcrR family transcriptional regulator, with protein sequence MKVMRETIVSTARELFRSRGYAGASMNDLADAVGLKKSSLYVRFPNKEALVPAVLDLTLQETFGQRDSASGQWDDEFVEVIEFVATTLTDRGRCVGLHLAYGTSDETPIAKHAVRAFFQAHRDHLSSILSRAMPVDVARDIATDTLARLEGATAFVAIFGEKDAMKRAVRLSIEEAKNAAAAKSLSSR encoded by the coding sequence ATGAAAGTCATGAGAGAAACGATCGTATCGACTGCGAGGGAGTTGTTTCGATCAAGAGGGTATGCAGGCGCGTCGATGAATGACCTCGCGGATGCCGTGGGCCTGAAGAAATCATCGCTGTACGTCCGCTTCCCCAATAAGGAAGCTCTCGTTCCGGCGGTACTTGATCTCACTTTGCAAGAGACATTCGGTCAAAGAGACTCAGCCTCCGGGCAATGGGATGATGAATTCGTCGAGGTCATCGAATTTGTCGCGACCACTCTCACTGATCGCGGCAGATGCGTAGGTCTGCATCTAGCCTACGGCACAAGTGACGAGACCCCGATTGCGAAGCATGCCGTTCGAGCATTTTTTCAAGCGCATCGCGATCATCTGTCGAGCATCCTGTCCCGCGCCATGCCTGTCGATGTAGCTCGCGACATTGCGACTGACACGTTAGCCCGTTTGGAAGGTGCCACGGCTTTTGTTGCGATATTCGGCGAGAAGGATGCCATGAAACGAGCGGTTCGCCTTTCCATCGAAGAAGCTAAAAATGCAGCCGCTGCGAAGTCACTGTCTAGCCGATAA
- a CDS encoding carbon-nitrogen hydrolase family protein has protein sequence MTDGLQPHGPAWEQFAQAIGKCRPDILLMNEMPFGQWLARKIDFVVEDAQQSVEIHEAGTAALAALNIPAVITSRPMLLADRLANEAIVIENGEVRPLHTKTYLPQEPGWSEVSWFSRGDGRFNIQNICGLGVGVLLCTELMFNEHARQYGRCGADLIAVPRATGSAHESWITAGKMASIVSGSYVVSSNRVGHSTDGPRFGGGGFAITPGGDLAGRTETSFSIMLVDIDAQVSARQRQEYPCYVDELHDPGGIGVPDIDI, from the coding sequence ATGACCGATGGCTTGCAGCCGCATGGACCGGCGTGGGAGCAATTTGCCCAAGCTATTGGCAAGTGCAGGCCCGATATACTGTTGATGAATGAGATGCCTTTCGGTCAGTGGCTGGCTCGAAAGATTGATTTCGTAGTCGAGGACGCACAGCAAAGTGTTGAGATCCACGAAGCTGGAACCGCTGCTCTCGCTGCGCTGAACATTCCGGCCGTTATAACAAGCCGTCCAATGCTGCTCGCCGACCGCCTTGCCAATGAGGCGATTGTCATCGAGAACGGCGAGGTTCGCCCCCTGCATACGAAGACCTACCTTCCGCAGGAGCCTGGTTGGTCCGAGGTGTCCTGGTTCAGTCGAGGCGATGGGCGCTTCAACATCCAGAATATTTGCGGGCTAGGTGTAGGCGTCCTTTTGTGTACCGAACTCATGTTCAACGAACATGCCAGACAATACGGCCGATGCGGAGCCGATTTGATTGCCGTTCCTCGGGCGACCGGTTCTGCCCACGAAAGCTGGATAACTGCCGGCAAGATGGCCTCAATCGTCTCTGGGAGTTACGTCGTCAGTTCGAACAGGGTCGGGCATTCTACGGATGGTCCACGCTTCGGCGGAGGCGGCTTCGCCATCACCCCCGGGGGCGATCTGGCTGGGCGGACAGAAACCAGTTTTTCCATCATGCTAGTCGACATTGATGCGCAGGTTTCTGCCCGACAGCGGCAGGAATATCCCTGTTACGTGGACGAACTGCATGACCCTGGCGGCATCGGGGTCCCTGATATCGATATTTAA
- a CDS encoding MFS transporter, whose protein sequence is MGFGQQVIARRTERNFGQFRQNNAEKTILILHALAHLSQERWRLWLGRDRGFCRSAKEVEWFMVESWAKHLRQHKRVSQADADLQAKVLAYHSGPDRPVVRRFLAINRPGEA, encoded by the coding sequence ATAGGTTTCGGGCAGCAAGTAATCGCTAGGCGAACTGAACGAAACTTCGGTCAGTTTCGGCAAAACAACGCCGAAAAAACAATCCTGATCCTGCATGCACTTGCTCACCTCTCGCAGGAGCGATGGCGCCTATGGCTGGGGCGTGACCGAGGATTCTGCCGATCCGCAAAAGAGGTCGAATGGTTCATGGTCGAGTCCTGGGCGAAGCACCTGCGCCAGCACAAACGGGTTTCGCAGGCCGATGCCGACCTCCAGGCCAAGGTACTTGCCTACCACTCGGGTCCCGACAGGCCTGTTGTTCGCCGTTTCCTGGCGATCAACCGGCCGGGCGAAGCCTGA
- a CDS encoding LysR family transcriptional regulator, with translation MSSIVSIESLSGLVAFSVAVETGSFAAAGRKLGLSASAVGKAVERLEARLGLRLLNRTTRSLAVTGEGDILYRYVARILKELQDAEQELHLVQKAPRGRIKVSVPTVLGRKIIMPALLDFRIRFPDVMTEISLDDVKVDIINGGYDVVLRLGELDDSTLRARRIGPHTFITCASPKYLAHRGTPQTPSDLHNHCCVFYRFPTTGRPEVWAFKNSLQPTPIKPSVVLNDGEALASAALGGLGIIQAPSYLVSEDIAAGRLQAVLADYTDERGSVSLVWPPMSARAPKVRAFIDFMAERVSQKLY, from the coding sequence ATGTCTTCAATCGTCTCAATAGAATCCCTTAGCGGCCTCGTCGCGTTTTCAGTCGCCGTCGAAACCGGAAGTTTTGCGGCTGCGGGAAGGAAGCTTGGTCTATCTGCATCGGCCGTGGGAAAGGCGGTGGAGCGACTTGAGGCGCGTCTAGGCCTGCGATTGCTGAACCGTACGACCAGATCGCTAGCCGTGACCGGGGAAGGCGACATTCTATATCGATACGTCGCCCGCATATTGAAAGAACTGCAAGACGCTGAGCAAGAGCTTCACTTGGTTCAAAAGGCACCCCGAGGCCGCATTAAGGTGAGTGTGCCCACAGTCTTAGGTCGCAAGATCATCATGCCGGCGCTCCTCGATTTTCGCATCCGCTTTCCAGATGTGATGACCGAGATCAGCCTCGATGACGTCAAGGTTGATATTATCAATGGTGGGTATGACGTGGTGCTGCGGCTAGGTGAGCTGGACGATTCGACGTTACGCGCACGGAGGATCGGACCACACACATTCATAACGTGCGCCTCGCCGAAATATCTTGCACACCGCGGCACCCCGCAAACTCCGTCAGATCTTCATAATCACTGCTGCGTTTTTTATCGTTTTCCGACCACCGGTCGGCCGGAAGTTTGGGCCTTCAAAAATTCACTCCAACCAACGCCAATCAAGCCCTCTGTCGTTTTAAATGACGGCGAGGCACTTGCATCCGCCGCACTGGGTGGCTTGGGGATTATTCAGGCGCCGAGCTATCTCGTAAGCGAAGACATTGCGGCGGGACGGCTTCAAGCTGTCCTCGCAGATTACACGGACGAACGTGGCAGCGTTTCGCTCGTCTGGCCCCCTATGTCGGCACGAGCGCCCAAAGTTCGCGCCTTCATTGATTTCATGGCCGAGCGCGTTTCCCAAAAGCTTTATTGA